A stretch of Rhizobium glycinendophyticum DNA encodes these proteins:
- the fabD gene encoding ACP S-malonyltransferase, with amino-acid sequence MTVAFTFPGQGSQAVGMGKDLADNFAEARAVFQEVDDALGQKLSDIMWNGPEETLTLTANAQPALMAVSMAVIRVLEAKGLDLKSKVSFVAGHSLGEYSALAAAGTFSIADTARLLRIRGNAMQAAVPVGAGAMAAIIGLEHGDVQAICEAAAAEGPCQIANDNGGGQLVISGGKAAVEKAAALATEKGAKRAIMLPVSAPFHSALMGPAADAMREALATVEKRDPSVPLVANVLAAPVTSASEIADLLVQQVTGQVRWRETVEWFGANGVTTLYEIGAGKVLTGLARRIDKNISGIAVNGPADIDAALAALNG; translated from the coding sequence ATGACAGTCGCATTCACCTTCCCCGGCCAGGGCAGCCAGGCCGTTGGCATGGGCAAGGACCTTGCCGACAATTTCGCCGAAGCCCGCGCCGTCTTTCAGGAAGTCGATGATGCACTCGGCCAGAAACTGTCCGACATCATGTGGAACGGCCCCGAGGAAACACTGACCCTCACCGCCAATGCCCAGCCGGCCCTGATGGCCGTCTCGATGGCCGTGATCCGCGTTCTCGAAGCGAAGGGCCTGGATCTGAAGTCCAAGGTCTCCTTCGTTGCCGGCCATTCGCTCGGCGAATATTCCGCGCTCGCCGCCGCCGGCACCTTCTCGATCGCCGATACCGCGCGCCTTCTGCGCATCCGCGGCAATGCCATGCAGGCAGCCGTTCCCGTCGGCGCCGGTGCCATGGCCGCAATCATCGGTCTGGAGCACGGCGACGTGCAGGCGATCTGCGAGGCCGCTGCCGCTGAAGGTCCCTGCCAGATCGCCAATGACAATGGCGGCGGTCAGCTGGTCATCTCCGGCGGCAAGGCCGCCGTCGAGAAGGCGGCAGCGCTCGCCACCGAAAAGGGCGCCAAGCGCGCCATCATGCTGCCGGTGTCCGCACCCTTCCATTCCGCATTGATGGGACCGGCAGCTGACGCCATGCGCGAGGCGCTGGCGACCGTCGAGAAGCGCGATCCCTCTGTGCCGCTGGTCGCCAACGTTCTGGCAGCCCCGGTCACCTCGGCCTCGGAGATTGCCGATCTGCTCGTCCAGCAGGTCACCGGTCAGGTGCGCTGGCGCGAGACCGTGGAATGGTTCGGCGCCAATGGCGTCACCACGCTTTATGAAATCGGTGCCGGCAAGGTCCTGACGGGTCTCGCCCGCCGTATCGACAAGAATATCAGCGGCATCGCCGTCAACGGCCCGGCCGATATCGACGCGGCGCTTGCTGCACTCAACGGCTGA
- the fabG gene encoding 3-oxoacyl-[acyl-carrier-protein] reductase, with the protein MFDLTGRKALVTGATGGIGEEIARMLHAQGAIVGLHGTRVEKLEALAAELGDRVKIFPANLSDRDEVKALGEKAEAELEGVDILVNNAGITKDGLFVRMSDADWDSVLEVNLTAVFRLTRELTHPMMRRRYGRIINITSIVGVTGNPGQANYCASKAGMIGFSKSLAQEIATRNVTVNCVAPGFIESAMTGKLNDKQKDAIMGAIPMKRMGTGAEVASAVLYLASSEAAYMTGQTLHVNGGMAMI; encoded by the coding sequence ATGTTTGACCTGACCGGCCGCAAGGCTCTCGTCACCGGCGCAACCGGTGGCATCGGCGAAGAAATCGCCCGCATGCTGCACGCCCAGGGCGCCATCGTCGGCCTGCACGGCACGCGCGTCGAAAAGCTGGAAGCGCTGGCCGCAGAACTCGGCGACCGGGTCAAGATCTTCCCGGCCAACCTGTCGGACCGCGACGAGGTGAAGGCTCTCGGCGAAAAGGCCGAAGCCGAACTCGAAGGCGTCGACATCCTGGTCAACAATGCCGGCATCACCAAGGACGGTCTGTTCGTCCGCATGTCCGATGCCGACTGGGACAGCGTTCTCGAAGTCAACCTGACCGCCGTCTTCCGTCTGACGCGCGAGCTCACCCATCCGATGATGCGCCGCCGCTATGGTCGCATTATCAACATCACCTCGATCGTCGGCGTGACCGGCAATCCGGGCCAGGCCAACTACTGCGCCTCCAAGGCCGGCATGATCGGCTTTTCGAAGTCCCTCGCCCAGGAAATCGCGACCCGCAACGTGACCGTCAACTGCGTTGCACCGGGCTTTATCGAGAGCGCGATGACCGGCAAGTTGAACGACAAGCAGAAAGACGCCATCATGGGCGCCATTCCGATGAAGCGCATGGGCACCGGCGCGGAAGTTGCATCCGCTGTGCTTTACCTTGCCTCTTCGGAAGCAGCCTACATGACCGGCCAGACATTGCACGTCAACGGCGGCATGGCGATGATCTGA
- a CDS encoding acyl carrier protein yields the protein MSDIAERVKKIVIDHLGVDAEKVVEGASFIDDLGADSLDTVELVMAFEEEFGVEIPDDAADSILTVGDAVKFIEKAQA from the coding sequence ATGAGCGATATCGCAGAACGCGTGAAGAAAATTGTAATTGATCATCTCGGCGTTGACGCTGAAAAGGTTGTCGAAGGCGCCAGCTTCATCGACGATCTGGGCGCTGACTCGCTCGACACCGTCGAACTCGTCATGGCCTTCGAAGAAGAATTCGGCGTTGAAATTCCTGACGACGCTGCTGACTCGATCCTGACGGTTGGCGACGCCGTAAAGTTCATCGAAAAGGCTCAGGCCTGA
- the fabF gene encoding beta-ketoacyl-ACP synthase II, which translates to MRRVVITGTGMVSPLGVGTELTWQRLLAGQSGARRVTEFEVEDLPAKIACRIPTEGEGAWNPDDWMEPKEQRKVDPFIIYAMAAAEMALNDADWHPKTDDDQCATGVLIGSGIGGLEGIVEAGHILRDKGPRRLSPFFIPGRLINLASGQVSIRHKLRGPNHSVVTACSTGAHAIGDAARLVALGDADVMVAGGTESPISRISLAGFAACKALSTERNDDPTAASRPYDKDRDGFVMGEGAGIVVLEELEHAKARGAKIYAEVVGYGLSGDAFHITAPSEDGDGAFRCMTMALKRAGLTAADIDYINAHGTSTMADTIELGAVERLVGEHASKISMSSTKSAIGHLLGAAGAVEAIFSTLAIRDNVAPPTLNLDNPDVETKIDLVPHKARKREINVALSNSFGFGGTNASLVLKRYEA; encoded by the coding sequence ATGAGACGTGTCGTCATCACCGGTACCGGCATGGTATCGCCCCTGGGAGTTGGAACGGAACTGACCTGGCAGCGGCTTCTGGCCGGCCAGAGCGGTGCTCGCCGCGTGACGGAATTCGAGGTTGAGGATCTGCCGGCCAAGATTGCGTGCCGCATCCCGACCGAAGGCGAAGGCGCCTGGAACCCGGACGACTGGATGGAGCCGAAGGAGCAACGTAAGGTAGACCCCTTCATCATCTATGCGATGGCGGCCGCCGAAATGGCACTGAACGATGCCGACTGGCATCCCAAGACCGATGACGACCAGTGCGCGACGGGCGTTCTGATCGGATCCGGCATCGGCGGCCTCGAAGGCATCGTCGAGGCAGGCCACATCCTGCGCGACAAGGGCCCGCGTCGTCTGTCGCCCTTCTTCATCCCCGGCCGCCTGATCAATCTGGCCTCCGGTCAGGTCTCGATCCGCCACAAGCTGCGTGGTCCCAATCACTCCGTCGTCACGGCCTGCTCGACCGGTGCGCACGCAATCGGCGATGCCGCCCGTCTCGTCGCGCTCGGCGATGCCGACGTCATGGTGGCCGGCGGCACGGAATCCCCGATCAGCCGCATTTCGCTTGCCGGCTTTGCCGCCTGCAAGGCGCTGTCGACTGAGCGCAACGACGACCCGACGGCTGCCTCGCGTCCCTATGACAAGGACCGCGATGGCTTCGTTATGGGCGAGGGTGCCGGTATCGTGGTGCTCGAGGAGCTCGAACACGCCAAGGCGCGCGGTGCCAAGATCTATGCGGAAGTCGTCGGCTATGGCCTCTCTGGCGATGCTTTCCACATCACCGCTCCCTCTGAAGACGGCGACGGCGCATTCCGCTGCATGACCATGGCGCTAAAGCGTGCAGGTCTGACAGCCGCCGATATCGACTATATCAACGCCCACGGCACATCGACCATGGCCGACACGATCGAACTCGGCGCCGTCGAGCGTTTGGTCGGCGAGCACGCCTCGAAGATATCTATGTCCTCGACCAAGTCTGCCATCGGTCATCTTCTCGGTGCAGCCGGTGCCGTCGAGGCGATTTTCTCCACGCTTGCCATCCGCGACAACGTCGCGCCGCCGACACTTAATCTCGACAATCCGGATGTCGAGACGAAGATCGATCTCGTGCCGCACAAGGCGAGAAAGCGCGAAATCAACGTCGCCCTGTCGAATTCCTTCGGCTTTGGCGGCACCAATGCGTCGCTGGTGCTGAAGCGCTACGAAGCCTGA
- the mltG gene encoding endolytic transglycosylase MltG, translating into MPKSPNDALRPERVPQPPRRSRKARSQLVIFLNFLMTMVVFVCVVAVAGFYYVMDAYQRPGPLAVNTNFVVRGGAGLAEIANNLERNGVVSDARIYRYVTATYLDKGATLKAGEYEIKAGSSMKDVTELLESGKSILYSVSMPEGLTVKQMFQRLADDTVLEGDLPSELPPEGSLRPDTYKFTRGTKRAEIVTQMAAAQEKLIDQIWERRDPDLPVKTREEFVTLASIVEKETGKDDERAHVASVFINRLKKGMRLQSDPTIIYGLFGGDGKPADRPIFQSDIKKETPYNTYVIKGLPPGPIANPGRAALEAVAHPWKTDDLYFVADGTGGHIFAATLAEHNANVKRWRKMEAERAQTPPATLDVAPEVDPGTGN; encoded by the coding sequence ATTCCGAAATCGCCGAATGATGCGCTGCGCCCCGAACGCGTGCCGCAGCCGCCGCGCCGGTCGCGCAAGGCGCGCAGTCAGCTTGTAATTTTCCTGAACTTCCTGATGACCATGGTGGTCTTCGTCTGTGTGGTGGCGGTCGCCGGATTTTATTACGTGATGGACGCCTATCAGCGCCCCGGACCGCTTGCCGTGAACACCAATTTTGTCGTGCGCGGTGGTGCGGGCCTGGCCGAGATCGCTAATAATCTCGAGCGCAACGGCGTGGTTTCCGATGCCCGCATCTATCGCTATGTCACCGCCACCTATCTGGATAAAGGCGCGACCCTGAAGGCCGGCGAATACGAGATCAAGGCTGGTTCTTCGATGAAGGACGTGACCGAGTTGCTCGAATCCGGCAAATCGATCCTCTATTCCGTCTCGATGCCGGAAGGCCTGACCGTCAAGCAAATGTTCCAGCGCCTCGCCGACGACACGGTTCTCGAAGGCGATTTGCCGTCCGAATTGCCGCCGGAAGGTTCTCTGCGCCCCGATACCTACAAGTTCACCCGTGGCACCAAGCGCGCCGAGATTGTGACGCAGATGGCAGCAGCCCAGGAAAAGCTGATCGACCAGATCTGGGAGCGCCGCGATCCCGACCTGCCGGTAAAGACACGCGAGGAATTCGTCACGCTGGCTTCTATCGTCGAGAAGGAAACAGGCAAGGACGACGAGCGCGCTCACGTCGCCTCCGTCTTCATCAACCGCCTGAAGAAGGGCATGCGCCTGCAGTCGGATCCGACGATCATCTATGGCCTCTTCGGTGGCGATGGAAAGCCGGCTGACCGGCCGATCTTCCAGTCCGACATCAAGAAGGAAACGCCCTACAACACCTATGTGATCAAGGGCCTGCCGCCGGGCCCGATTGCCAATCCGGGTCGCGCGGCGTTGGAAGCGGTTGCCCATCCATGGAAGACCGATGACCTCTACTTTGTTGCCGACGGCACGGGCGGTCATATCTTCGCGGCGACCCTTGCCGAACACAACGCCAATGTGAAGCGCTGGCGCAAGATGGAAGCCGAGCGCGCCCAGACGCCGCCCGCCACGCTCGACGTGGCGCCGGAAGTCGATCCGGGCACCGGCAATTGA
- a CDS encoding YicC/YloC family endoribonuclease gives MTLQSMTGFARVEGTSGRYRWAWELRSVNGKGLDIRSRLPQGQEYLENDLRRLVGERLTRGNLQIGLSLSVSENRVEAVLNRDALNAVLALRDQLGPDVLDPAPLRLDTLLSIRGLVDMREAEDDETAVASRDADILGGLGVAVNALAAMRETEGAALRAILEEQISRIEALALQIEADPSRSPDEIARRLEVQLAGLMDTTSGLDRDRLHQEIALIATKADLREEIDRLKAHVTAARELLSVGGPVGRKLDFLAQEFNRESNTICSKSNAVAVTAAGIELKVVIDQFREQVQNLE, from the coding sequence ATGACACTGCAATCCATGACGGGCTTTGCCCGTGTCGAAGGCACGTCGGGACGTTACCGATGGGCCTGGGAACTGCGCTCGGTGAACGGCAAGGGCCTCGACATCCGTTCGCGCCTGCCGCAGGGCCAGGAATATCTGGAAAACGATCTGCGCCGCCTTGTCGGCGAGCGCCTGACCCGCGGCAATCTCCAGATCGGTCTCTCGTTGTCGGTCAGCGAGAACCGCGTCGAAGCCGTGCTCAACCGTGATGCCTTGAACGCCGTGCTCGCATTGCGCGACCAACTCGGCCCCGATGTCCTCGATCCGGCGCCGCTCAGGCTTGATACGCTTCTGTCGATCCGCGGCCTGGTCGATATGCGTGAGGCGGAAGACGACGAGACTGCGGTGGCGAGCCGTGATGCCGATATCCTCGGAGGTTTGGGCGTGGCGGTGAATGCGCTTGCCGCCATGCGCGAGACGGAAGGGGCAGCGCTGCGCGCCATCCTTGAAGAGCAGATTTCCCGCATCGAAGCGCTCGCGCTGCAGATCGAGGCCGACCCCTCCCGTTCGCCGGACGAGATCGCCCGCAGGCTGGAAGTTCAACTCGCCGGCCTCATGGACACGACCTCCGGCCTCGACCGCGACCGCCTGCATCAGGAAATCGCGCTGATAGCGACCAAAGCCGATCTCCGTGAGGAGATTGACCGGCTCAAAGCGCATGTGACGGCCGCCCGCGAATTGTTGTCGGTGGGTGGCCCGGTCGGCCGTAAACTCGATTTCCTGGCGCAGGAATTTAACCGCGAATCAAATACTATCTGTTCCAAATCCAATGCCGTCGCGGTCACCGCCGCCGGCATCGAATTGAAGGTCGTCATCGACCAGTTCCGCGAACAGGTCCAGAATCTGGAGTAG
- the gmk gene encoding guanylate kinase yields the protein MAAAAPTSVKIARRGLMLVISSPSGAGKSTIARTLMDRDQQISLSVSVTTRPRRQSEIEGVHYHFVSQREFERLRDSDSLLEWAQVHGNYYGTPREAVETAMGEGRDMLFDIDWQGAQQLQEKMSADVVSIFILPPTMAELQSRLHRRAEDTEEVIQTRLNNSRSEIKHWREYDYVIVNDDLNSAFDAVQSIVKAERLRRDRRHGLFDFVEGLIA from the coding sequence ATGGCCGCTGCCGCCCCCACATCCGTCAAGATCGCAAGGCGCGGCCTGATGCTGGTGATATCGTCACCCTCCGGTGCCGGAAAATCGACGATCGCGCGGACCCTGATGGACCGCGACCAGCAGATCAGCCTGTCGGTCAGTGTGACCACGCGTCCGCGCCGCCAGAGCGAAATCGAAGGCGTGCATTACCACTTCGTCTCGCAGCGCGAGTTCGAGCGCCTGCGCGACAGCGACAGCCTCCTGGAATGGGCACAGGTCCACGGCAATTATTATGGCACCCCGCGCGAGGCGGTGGAAACCGCGATGGGCGAGGGCCGCGACATGCTCTTCGACATCGACTGGCAGGGCGCCCAGCAGTTGCAGGAAAAGATGTCGGCTGATGTGGTCTCGATCTTCATCCTGCCGCCGACCATGGCCGAACTGCAGTCGCGCCTGCATCGCCGCGCCGAGGATACTGAAGAGGTCATCCAGACCCGCCTCAACAATTCCCGCTCCGAGATCAAGCACTGGCGCGAATATGACTATGTCATCGTCAACGACGACCTGAATTCGGCCTTCGATGCCGTCCAGTCGATCGTCAAGGCCGAGCGCCTGCGCCGCGACCGCCGCCATGGCCTGTTCGACTTCGTCGAGGGGCTCATCGCCTGA